In Thermoplasmata archaeon, the following are encoded in one genomic region:
- a CDS encoding glycosyltransferase family A protein: MAAPTPPVGERPRFALTLTVRNNAPTIGASLASLMPELDAGGELAIADAASTDGTLDEIRRAIGNDPRVHVRSEPCNRGEGRNRAVALTSAPIIVSQLDADNRYAPSVLRSAVAALERTPTAEVLNAIGLSDANPSSTRFFVWRRATLERLGGYPPSQVAEELGLILKAYRAGLHFRRFPVDAIAVDLKERHAGHGATRPWWQRGRVSIRAAKKFGLLGYRYAEFVRYLAMTRRTTPRFLAGLALSAVGYVSLAASGRDARFLDDGLGETSADVARAVATPGWPRTR; this comes from the coding sequence ATGGCCGCGCCGACCCCGCCGGTGGGGGAGCGACCCCGCTTCGCGCTCACGCTCACCGTGCGCAACAACGCGCCGACGATCGGGGCGAGCCTCGCGAGCCTCATGCCCGAGCTCGACGCCGGTGGCGAGCTCGCGATCGCGGACGCCGCCTCCACCGACGGCACGCTGGACGAGATCCGACGCGCGATCGGGAACGATCCGCGCGTCCACGTCCGGTCCGAGCCGTGCAATCGGGGGGAAGGTCGGAACCGAGCGGTCGCGCTCACGAGCGCGCCGATCATCGTCTCGCAGCTCGACGCCGACAACCGCTACGCGCCGTCGGTCCTTCGCAGCGCGGTCGCGGCGCTCGAGCGGACCCCGACGGCCGAGGTCCTGAACGCGATCGGGCTGTCCGACGCGAACCCGTCGTCGACCCGGTTCTTTGTTTGGCGCCGGGCGACGCTCGAGCGGCTCGGCGGCTATCCGCCGAGCCAGGTCGCCGAGGAGCTCGGGCTGATCCTGAAGGCCTACCGCGCCGGCCTGCACTTCCGGCGGTTCCCCGTGGACGCCATTGCCGTCGACCTCAAGGAGCGCCACGCTGGGCATGGCGCCACGCGCCCCTGGTGGCAGCGCGGTCGTGTGTCGATCCGAGCCGCCAAGAAGTTCGGTCTCCTCGGCTACCGGTACGCCGAGTTCGTCCGCTACCTGGCGATGACCCGGCGGACGACGCCTCGATTCCTGGCCGGGCTCGCGCTCAGCGCGGTGGGGTACGTCTCGCTCGCCGCGTCCGGCCGGGACGCTCGATTCCTCGACGATGGGCTCGGGGAGACCTCGGCAGATGTCGCGCGGGCCGTGGCCACGCCCGGTTGGCCCCGCACCCGCTAG
- the rqcH gene encoding ribosome rescue protein RqcH → MAGEPTPKDRFTSLDTLALVRELRAVPRARVDKAFDLPSGGWSLAFRVPGEGRRELELVPGRFAALLDDAPEHRDELSPLAREMRRLLSGASLRSVADPAGERYLEVTLGRTDEPDPYVLALEMFGKGNLIVARGGRIAAVAETRRWAHRQLRVGSEYSRPPTRLDPWKLAVRELDGELARSRTDLASTLAARLSLGGPVAEEVIARAGAVGSEAASARAAALAPGIHAALARLIDEVGDRPRGFLYTRDGSAVDATPYASQRWSGTPGIEVVERPTFSAAAHEFFSSLVVAPPSPAEAEAARRRRELDRLLEQQSAAVTTLGEGVRGLQEMANAVLAHYPQAEAALERARLDRHEGRIVEAILGGRAVPLRADATPRESARELFEEAKRLQAKLAGAQAALAETEARRAAPPGVARPPARSTVSPRAGRAHWFERFRWFLSSEGTVVVAGRDAASNDALVRRHLKDGDRYVHADLHGAASVVVKHPAAAGATVGEATLQEAGQFAVVFSKAWRAGLASASAFWVEPDQVSKTAASGEFVARGAWVISGTKHPLRDLPLEIGIGTIDYDGEELWSAAPPAALRARGRLRVVLVPGEEREREPTEVALARELGLTRPRLQALLPAGGLSVRRT, encoded by the coding sequence ATGGCCGGCGAGCCGACCCCGAAGGACCGGTTCACCTCGCTCGACACGCTCGCGCTCGTCCGCGAGCTCCGGGCGGTCCCGAGGGCCCGGGTCGACAAGGCGTTCGACCTTCCGAGCGGCGGGTGGTCGCTCGCCTTCCGGGTCCCCGGCGAGGGGCGACGGGAGCTCGAGCTCGTGCCCGGTCGCTTCGCGGCGCTCCTCGATGACGCGCCCGAGCACCGCGACGAGCTCTCGCCGCTGGCGCGCGAGATGCGTCGCCTCCTCTCGGGAGCGTCGCTCCGCTCGGTCGCGGATCCGGCCGGCGAGCGCTACCTCGAGGTCACCCTCGGCCGGACCGACGAGCCGGATCCGTACGTGCTCGCGCTCGAGATGTTCGGCAAGGGGAACCTGATCGTCGCGCGCGGCGGGCGGATCGCGGCCGTCGCCGAGACCCGACGCTGGGCCCACCGCCAGCTCCGGGTGGGCAGCGAGTACTCTCGCCCGCCGACGCGCCTCGACCCGTGGAAGCTCGCGGTCCGCGAGCTCGACGGTGAGCTCGCCCGATCGCGGACGGACCTCGCGAGCACGCTGGCCGCGCGCCTCTCCCTCGGAGGGCCGGTCGCCGAGGAGGTGATCGCGCGCGCCGGCGCGGTGGGCTCGGAGGCGGCGTCGGCCCGAGCCGCCGCGCTGGCGCCCGGGATCCACGCGGCCCTCGCCCGGCTCATCGACGAGGTCGGGGACCGGCCGCGTGGCTTCCTCTACACTCGGGACGGTAGCGCCGTGGACGCGACCCCGTACGCCTCGCAGCGCTGGTCCGGGACCCCGGGCATCGAGGTCGTCGAGCGGCCGACCTTCTCGGCCGCCGCGCACGAGTTCTTCTCGTCGCTCGTCGTCGCGCCACCCTCGCCGGCGGAAGCGGAGGCGGCGCGTCGGCGGCGCGAGCTCGACCGACTCCTCGAGCAGCAGTCGGCCGCGGTCACCACCCTGGGCGAAGGGGTCCGCGGTCTCCAGGAGATGGCCAACGCCGTCCTGGCGCACTATCCGCAGGCCGAGGCGGCGCTGGAGCGGGCTCGCCTCGACCGGCACGAGGGCCGGATCGTCGAAGCGATCCTCGGCGGGCGCGCCGTACCCCTCCGCGCGGATGCCACGCCCCGCGAGTCGGCGCGCGAGCTGTTCGAGGAGGCCAAGCGGCTCCAGGCGAAACTCGCCGGCGCGCAGGCCGCGCTCGCGGAGACGGAGGCGAGGCGCGCCGCGCCGCCGGGGGTGGCCCGGCCCCCGGCCCGCTCCACGGTGTCGCCCCGGGCCGGCCGCGCCCACTGGTTCGAGCGGTTCCGCTGGTTCCTGAGCTCGGAGGGGACGGTCGTCGTCGCGGGCCGGGACGCCGCCTCGAACGACGCGCTCGTCCGACGGCACCTCAAGGACGGCGACCGGTATGTGCATGCCGACCTCCACGGCGCCGCGAGCGTCGTCGTGAAGCACCCGGCGGCGGCCGGGGCGACGGTGGGGGAGGCGACGCTGCAGGAGGCCGGACAGTTCGCGGTCGTCTTTTCGAAGGCGTGGCGGGCGGGTCTCGCCTCGGCCTCGGCCTTCTGGGTCGAGCCCGACCAGGTGTCGAAGACCGCAGCGAGCGGCGAGTTCGTGGCGCGGGGCGCCTGGGTGATCTCGGGAACGAAGCACCCGTTGCGGGACCTGCCCCTCGAGATCGGGATCGGGACGATCGACTACGACGGCGAGGAGCTCTGGTCGGCCGCCCCGCCGGCGGCGCTGCGGGCCCGGGGACGCCTGCGTGTCGTGCTGGTTCCGGGCGAGGAGCGGGAGCGCGAGCCGACGGAGGTCGCGCTCGCGCGCGAGCTCGGACTGACGCGTCCCCGGCTCCAGGCGCTCCTACCGGCGGGGGGCCTGTCGGTCCGGCGCACGTAG